The proteins below are encoded in one region of Saccopteryx leptura isolate mSacLep1 chromosome 1, mSacLep1_pri_phased_curated, whole genome shotgun sequence:
- the LOC136387990 gene encoding olfactory receptor 10A3: protein MKRENQSSEVEFILLGFSNFPELQEQLFGVFLIIYLLTLIGNAIIIVIISLEQSLHFPMYLFLLNLSVVDVSFSAVIMPEMLVVLSTEKTTLTFSGCFAQMYFLLLFGGTECFLLGAMAYDRFAAICHPLSYPVIMNKPVFMKLVMFSWVSGITVATVQTSWVFSFPFCGPREINHFFCETPPVLELVCADTFWFEIYAFTGTILIIIVPFLLILLSYIRILFAILKMPSTTGRQKAFSTCASHLTSVTLFYGTASMTYLQPKSGYSPETKKLMSLAYTLLTPLLNPLIYSLRNSEMKRALMKLWQKKIKFT, encoded by the coding sequence atgaaaagggaaaatcAGAGCTCTGAGGTTGAATTCATCCTCTTGGGCTTTTCAAACTTTCCTGAACTCCAAGAACAGCTCTTTGGGGTTTTCCTGATTATTTACCTGCTGACCTTGATAGGGAATGCCATTATCATAGTCATCATCTCCCTGGAACAGAGTCTCCACTTTCCCATGTACCTGTTTCTCCTGAACTTATCTGTGGTGGATGTGAGTTTCAGTGCAGTCATTATGCCTGAAATGCTGGTGGTTCTCTCCACTGAGAAAACTACACTTACTTTCTCAGGCTGTTTTGCACAGAtgtatttccttcttctttttggtGGGACCGAGTGCTTCCTCCTGGGGGCAATGGCGTATGACAGATTTGCTGCAATCTGCCATCCTCTGAGCTACCCAGTGATTATGAACAAACCTGTTTTCATGAAATTAGTCATGTTCTCATGGGTGTCAGGGATCACGGTGGCTACTGTGCAAACATCATGGGTTTTTAGTTTTCCATTTTGTGGCCCCAGGGAAATCAATCATTTCTTCTGTGAGACTCCCCCTGTGCTAGAACTTGTATGTGCAGACACCTTTTGGTTTGAAATCTATGCATTCACCGGCACCATTTTGATTATCATAGTTCCTTTCTTGTTGATACTCTTGTCTTACATTCGGATTCTTTTTGCCATCCTGAAGATGCCATCAACCACTGGGAGGCAAAAGGCCTTTTCCACCTGTGCCTCCCACCTCACGTCTGTCACCCTCTTCTATGGCACAGCCAGTATGACCTATTTACAGCCGAAATCTGGCTACTCCCCAGAAACCAAGAAACTGATGTCGTTGGCTTACACATTGCTTACACCTCTGCTGAATCCACTGATCTACAGTCTGCGAAACAGTGAGATGAAGAGAGCTTTGATGAaattatggcaaaaaaaaattaaatttacataa